The following proteins are encoded in a genomic region of Hoeflea phototrophica DFL-43:
- a CDS encoding YrhK family protein, whose translation MALFQPSRHHRYFSDAHYYARFELAYTLVDVTAALLFVIGSIMFFSEDWLTTGTWCFLVGSICFAFKPVLRIIRELRYIRDNDYEDLAKRFENES comes from the coding sequence ATGGCTCTTTTCCAACCATCCCGGCATCACCGGTACTTCTCCGATGCCCACTACTATGCCCGGTTTGAATTGGCCTACACCCTGGTCGATGTGACGGCTGCGCTGCTGTTCGTGATTGGCTCGATTATGTTTTTCTCGGAAGACTGGCTAACTACCGGCACATGGTGCTTTCTCGTCGGGTCGATTTGCTTTGCTTTCAAGCCTGTTCTGCGCATCATTCGCGAGCTGCGCTACATCCGCGACAATGACTACGAAGATCTCGCAAAGCGGTTCGAAAACGAAAGCTAA
- the argC gene encoding N-acetyl-gamma-glutamyl-phosphate reductase, with protein MAPKIFIDGEHGTTGLQIVNRLTGRTDIELMSMPADQRRDPEVRKAFLRDADIAILCLPDDAARESVALAADAGTRFIDASTAHRSHPDWAYGFAELSKDQAARIASAQFVSNPGCYSTGAIALLAPLVAQGLLPADYPVTINAVSGYTGGGKQMIAQMEDASRDDAITAPHFAYALTLAHKHVPEIIARTGISRRPIFTPAVGRFAQGMLVNVPLHLDLMTGNVTLSGIHAALSNHYEGSGIVEVASLEEASKAGRLDPEELKGTDRIKLYVCGTEGTDQANLIASLDNLGKGASGAAVQNLNLMIGG; from the coding sequence ATGGCTCCCAAGATCTTCATTGACGGCGAACACGGCACCACTGGCCTGCAGATCGTGAACAGGCTGACAGGCCGGACAGACATCGAACTGATGTCGATGCCGGCCGATCAGCGGCGCGATCCCGAGGTTCGGAAAGCATTCCTGCGGGACGCTGATATCGCAATCCTTTGCCTGCCCGATGATGCAGCGCGCGAATCCGTGGCGCTGGCGGCCGATGCTGGAACGCGGTTTATCGATGCATCCACCGCGCACCGGTCACACCCGGATTGGGCCTATGGTTTCGCCGAGCTTTCGAAAGACCAGGCCGCGCGGATCGCAAGCGCCCAGTTCGTCTCCAACCCAGGCTGCTACTCCACTGGCGCGATCGCCTTGCTTGCGCCGCTTGTCGCACAGGGCCTGCTCCCGGCGGATTATCCGGTCACGATCAATGCCGTGTCCGGTTACACCGGCGGCGGCAAGCAGATGATTGCGCAAATGGAAGATGCTTCGCGGGACGATGCGATCACTGCGCCCCATTTCGCCTATGCGCTGACTCTGGCCCACAAACATGTTCCGGAAATCATCGCACGCACCGGGATCTCCCGGCGGCCGATCTTCACGCCGGCGGTCGGGCGGTTTGCGCAAGGCATGCTGGTCAATGTGCCGCTGCATCTCGATCTGATGACTGGCAACGTCACGCTGTCCGGGATCCACGCTGCGCTGTCGAACCATTATGAGGGCAGCGGCATTGTCGAGGTGGCATCCCTGGAGGAAGCGAGCAAGGCCGGTCGGCTCGATCCGGAAGAACTCAAGGGGACGGACCGGATAAAGCTCTATGTCTGCGGAACCGAGGGCACAGACCAGGCCAACCTGATCGCTTCGCTCGACAATCTGGGCAAAGGTGCCTCAGGTGCCGCGGTGCAGAACCTCAACCTGATGATTGGCGGTTAA
- the speB gene encoding agmatinase, whose translation MANKSIDHAFTARSLTSAATDPTYAGALSFMRRKYTKTLKGADAVVWGIPFDAAVSNRPGARFGPQAIRRASAIFDNDPQYPFARDLFEAMAVIDYGDCLLDYGNHQKTPATIEREAAKILKSGAFLLSLGGDHFVTWPLLKAHAAIHGPLALVQFDAHQDTWFDDGRRIDHGSFVGRAVRDGVIDPSRSIQVGIRTHAPEDCGIRIVYGHEVEDMSAADIASTILDHVGDMACYVTFDIDCLDPAFAPGTGTPVAGGPSSAKMLSVLQKLGGLDIKGADIVEVAPAYDHADITAIAGASVAMHYLGLLAERRSRR comes from the coding sequence ATGGCCAACAAATCCATCGACCACGCCTTCACCGCACGTTCACTGACATCGGCAGCCACGGACCCGACCTATGCAGGCGCCTTGTCGTTCATGCGGCGGAAATACACCAAGACGCTGAAGGGTGCGGATGCGGTGGTCTGGGGCATTCCGTTTGATGCGGCGGTGTCGAACCGGCCTGGCGCGCGCTTTGGCCCGCAGGCAATCCGCCGCGCCTCGGCGATCTTCGACAATGACCCGCAATATCCGTTTGCGCGTGACCTGTTCGAAGCCATGGCAGTGATCGACTATGGTGACTGCCTTCTCGACTATGGCAATCACCAGAAGACACCGGCAACCATCGAGCGCGAGGCCGCCAAGATCCTCAAATCGGGCGCGTTCCTGCTCAGCCTCGGCGGCGATCATTTCGTTACCTGGCCGCTGCTCAAAGCCCACGCGGCGATCCATGGCCCGCTCGCTCTTGTGCAGTTCGACGCCCACCAGGATACCTGGTTCGACGATGGCAGACGCATCGACCACGGTTCCTTTGTCGGCCGCGCGGTGCGCGACGGGGTGATCGACCCGAGCCGGTCGATCCAGGTCGGCATCCGGACCCATGCGCCCGAAGACTGTGGCATCCGCATCGTCTATGGTCACGAGGTCGAGGACATGAGTGCAGCGGACATCGCGTCCACCATTCTCGACCATGTGGGCGACATGGCCTGCTATGTGACCTTTGACATCGACTGCCTGGACCCGGCCTTCGCGCCTGGAACCGGGACACCCGTCGCCGGTGGCCCCTCCAGCGCCAAGATGCTCTCGGTGCTGCAGAAGCTCGGGGGGCTTGATATCAAGGGCGCAGACATTGTAGAAGTTGCTCCAGCCTATGACCACGCGGACATCACCGCGATAGCCGGAGCCTCTGTTGCCATGCACTATCTGGGACTGCTTGCAGAACGCCGATCACGACGATAA
- a CDS encoding rhodanese-like domain-containing protein, giving the protein MYWKQTRRQFLGAAAMLMITPHPAAASGLRDVTPRDAYEALETDPSIVVLDIRTPFEFKRGHIEGAINIDFYAKDFADRIMALEPGRTYVMYCHAGGRSHALMRAFTRTDFKDVMHIPAGFSGWRRERLPYVR; this is encoded by the coding sequence TTGTATTGGAAACAGACACGACGCCAGTTTCTCGGCGCAGCCGCAATGCTGATGATCACCCCTCACCCGGCCGCCGCATCCGGACTGCGCGATGTGACACCGCGCGACGCATATGAGGCACTTGAAACCGATCCGTCGATCGTTGTTCTCGACATCCGCACCCCGTTCGAGTTCAAGCGCGGTCACATTGAGGGTGCAATCAACATCGACTTTTACGCCAAGGACTTCGCTGACAGGATCATGGCACTCGAGCCGGGCCGGACCTATGTGATGTATTGCCATGCCGGTGGCCGCAGTCACGCATTGATGCGCGCCTTCACGCGGACAGATTTCAAGGACGTGATGCACATTCCGGCAGGATTTTCCGGCTGGCGGCGCGAACGGCTTCCCTACGTTCGATAG
- the rpsI gene encoding 30S ribosomal protein S9 → MAELNSLEELGASVTAAEAAPEAPVHVRKVDEQGRSYATGKRKNAIARVWVKPGTGKITVNGRDFVSYFARPVLQMVVQQPVVAAARQGQFDVVCTVVGGGLSGQAGAVRHGISKALTYYEPALRAVLKKGGFLTRDSRVVERKKYGKAKARRSFQFSKR, encoded by the coding sequence ATGGCTGAACTCAATTCGCTTGAGGAGCTCGGCGCATCCGTGACCGCTGCTGAAGCTGCCCCGGAAGCCCCGGTGCATGTGCGCAAGGTTGACGAGCAGGGCCGCTCGTACGCCACCGGCAAGCGCAAGAACGCAATCGCCCGCGTCTGGGTCAAGCCGGGCACCGGCAAGATCACCGTCAACGGCCGCGATTTCGTCAGCTATTTCGCCCGTCCCGTGCTGCAGATGGTTGTTCAGCAGCCTGTCGTCGCAGCTGCCCGTCAGGGCCAGTTCGACGTCGTCTGCACCGTTGTCGGCGGCGGCCTCTCCGGCCAGGCCGGTGCGGTTCGTCACGGCATCTCCAAGGCACTCACCTATTATGAGCCGGCCCTGCGCGCGGTTCTCAAGAAGGGTGGCTTCCTGACCCGCGACAGCCGCGTGGTCGAGCGTAAGAAATACGGCAAGGCCAAGGCTCGCCGCTCGTTCCAGTTCTCCAAGCGCTAA
- the rplM gene encoding 50S ribosomal protein L13 translates to MKTFSQKPAEVEKKWVIIDATDIVVGRLATIVANRLRGKHKATFTPHVDDGDNIIVINAEKAVLTGKKYTDKKYYWHTGYPGGIKERTARQIFEGRFPERIIEKAVERMVPRGPLGRRQMKNLRVYAGSVHPHEAQQPTVLDVASLNTKNKRSA, encoded by the coding sequence ATGAAAACCTTCTCGCAGAAGCCTGCAGAGGTGGAAAAGAAGTGGGTGATCATCGACGCAACGGACATCGTCGTCGGTCGTCTCGCCACTATCGTTGCCAACCGCCTGCGCGGCAAGCACAAAGCCACCTTCACCCCGCATGTCGATGATGGCGACAACATCATCGTCATCAATGCCGAAAAGGCAGTCCTGACGGGCAAGAAGTACACTGACAAAAAGTATTACTGGCACACCGGCTACCCCGGCGGCATCAAGGAGCGCACCGCGCGCCAGATTTTCGAAGGCCGCTTTCCCGAGCGGATCATCGAAAAGGCCGTCGAACGCATGGTTCCCCGCGGACCGCTTGGCCGCCGCCAGATGAAGAACCTGCGAGTCTATGCCGGTTCCGTGCACCCGCATGAAGCACAGCAGCCGACCGTTCTCGACGTCGCTTCGCTGAACACCAAGAACAAAAGGAGCGCCTGA
- a CDS encoding PaaI family thioesterase encodes MPAPATPVMTAPTVSAYLDEVFPQIKSNGDDISVIEVSPGSALVRLNADDKHLRPGGTVSGPTLFMLADLAAYAVILAHIGKVALAVTTNLNINFLMKPAPGALDATATILKLGKRLVVTDIAISDHEGALVAHATATYSIPPQI; translated from the coding sequence ATGCCCGCACCGGCCACACCCGTGATGACCGCCCCGACTGTTTCCGCCTATCTCGATGAAGTGTTTCCGCAGATCAAGTCCAATGGCGACGATATCTCGGTGATTGAAGTCTCACCCGGATCGGCGCTTGTTCGGCTCAATGCCGATGACAAACATTTGCGGCCCGGCGGCACCGTCAGCGGGCCAACCCTGTTCATGCTGGCCGACCTTGCCGCCTATGCCGTGATCCTGGCCCATATCGGCAAGGTGGCGCTGGCCGTCACGACCAATCTCAACATCAATTTCCTGATGAAGCCCGCGCCCGGCGCGCTTGATGCAACCGCAACCATTCTCAAACTCGGAAAGCGGCTGGTGGTCACCGACATCGCGATTTCGGACCATGAGGGCGCTTTGGTCGCGCATGCGACGGCCACGTACTCCATTCCACCTCAGATTTGA
- a CDS encoding enoyl-CoA hydratase, giving the protein MTVVELKQTPPTGLVTSQMHGSVLRLEMNNPPANALSIAMMQALMDAFEAARDDGAVRVIVLASATPGKLFSAGHDLKELTLHRADQDRGRAFFAKTMKLCAELMQAIVHLPKPVIAEVDGLATAAGCQLVASCDLAICTDTAAFCTPGVNIGLFCSTPMVALSRNVNRKQAMEMLLTGETIDASTAREFGLINRIVPRQYLNQVVMKYAEIIASKSPLTVKIGKEAFYRQAEMSLEEAYEYTAGVMVENMMIRDAEEGINAFITKRMPEWTGE; this is encoded by the coding sequence ATGACAGTCGTAGAGTTGAAACAGACCCCGCCCACAGGCCTGGTTACGTCGCAAATGCATGGAAGCGTGCTGCGCCTCGAGATGAACAACCCGCCTGCAAATGCGCTCTCGATTGCCATGATGCAGGCGCTGATGGATGCGTTTGAAGCGGCCCGCGATGACGGGGCGGTTCGGGTGATTGTGCTGGCCTCGGCAACCCCGGGCAAGCTGTTCTCGGCTGGTCATGACCTCAAGGAACTCACCCTGCATCGCGCTGATCAAGACAGGGGCAGGGCGTTTTTTGCGAAAACCATGAAGCTCTGCGCCGAGCTGATGCAGGCAATCGTCCACCTTCCCAAACCGGTGATTGCCGAGGTCGATGGTCTGGCCACGGCCGCGGGCTGTCAGCTGGTGGCATCCTGCGATCTGGCGATCTGTACCGACACCGCGGCCTTCTGTACGCCGGGCGTCAACATCGGCCTGTTCTGCTCCACGCCGATGGTGGCGCTGTCGCGCAATGTGAACCGCAAGCAGGCCATGGAAATGCTGCTGACCGGCGAAACCATTGATGCCTCGACCGCGCGCGAGTTCGGTCTGATCAACCGCATCGTGCCGCGCCAGTACCTCAATCAGGTTGTCATGAAATACGCCGAAATCATTGCTTCGAAATCACCTTTGACGGTCAAGATCGGCAAGGAAGCCTTCTACCGTCAGGCCGAAATGTCGCTTGAGGAGGCTTATGAATACACCGCAGGCGTGATGGTCGAAAACATGATGATCCGTGATGCCGAAGAAGGCATCAACGCCTTCATCACCAAACGCATGCCGGAATGGACGGGGGAGTGA
- a CDS encoding VOC family protein, whose translation MFEPHITMITLGVADIAASTAFYQRLGFRRSSASNDNVTFFHTNGTVLGLFGRDALAQDAGIEPTAKQGFEAVSLAHNLASPEAVDAAWDFAVECGATPVKRPEKVFWGGYSGYFADPDGHLWELAHNPFAPLDENGHMGLPD comes from the coding sequence ATGTTTGAACCCCACATCACAATGATCACGCTCGGTGTCGCCGATATCGCCGCCTCGACCGCTTTTTACCAGCGCCTCGGGTTCAGGCGCTCATCTGCCTCCAACGATAATGTGACCTTCTTTCACACCAATGGCACCGTGCTGGGCCTGTTCGGCCGCGATGCGCTGGCTCAAGACGCCGGGATCGAGCCAACGGCGAAGCAGGGTTTTGAAGCTGTTTCGCTGGCGCACAACCTGGCGTCACCCGAAGCCGTGGATGCCGCCTGGGATTTTGCTGTCGAATGTGGGGCTACACCCGTAAAAAGGCCGGAAAAAGTCTTCTGGGGTGGCTATTCGGGCTATTTCGCAGACCCGGACGGACACCTGTGGGAACTGGCCCACAATCCCTTCGCGCCATTGGACGAAAACGGCCATATGGGCTTGCCAGACTGA
- a CDS encoding CoA-binding protein, translating into MNHETYDNAYISGILQSVRTIAVVGASANDVRPSYFVMKYMLDKGYRVIPVNPGQAGKEILGQLSYARLGEIPGPVDMVDIFRASGAVPGIVEETLSLDPLPKVIWMQLTVRHDEAAARAEAAGLQVVMNRCPKIEYARLSGEIGWNGVNSGVISSRKPVMRSGFQSYGLRIKPDGRDNG; encoded by the coding sequence ATGAATCACGAGACTTATGACAATGCCTACATCTCCGGAATCCTGCAGTCGGTGAGGACCATTGCGGTTGTCGGCGCGTCCGCCAATGACGTGCGCCCGAGCTATTTCGTGATGAAATACATGCTCGACAAGGGATACCGGGTGATCCCGGTCAATCCGGGGCAGGCGGGCAAGGAAATATTGGGGCAGCTGAGCTATGCGCGGCTCGGCGAAATCCCCGGACCAGTCGACATGGTCGACATCTTCCGCGCCTCCGGCGCGGTACCCGGCATTGTCGAGGAAACCCTGTCGCTCGATCCCTTGCCCAAGGTGATCTGGATGCAATTGACCGTTCGCCATGACGAAGCCGCAGCTCGCGCCGAAGCTGCCGGCCTTCAGGTGGTGATGAACCGCTGCCCCAAGATCGAATATGCGCGCCTGTCGGGCGAAATCGGCTGGAACGGCGTTAATTCGGGCGTGATCTCGTCGCGCAAGCCGGTGATGCGGTCCGGCTTCCAGAGTTATGGGCTGCGGATCAAACCGGACGGCCGCGACAACGGCTGA
- a CDS encoding O-acetylhomoserine aminocarboxypropyltransferase, with amino-acid sequence MSNNQPGFNTLAIHAGAQPDPATGARATPIYQTTSFVFEDADHAASLFGLKAFGNIYTRIMNPTQAVLEERLAALEGGTAALAVASGHAAQLLVFHTIMSPGDNFIAANRLYGGSINQFGQSFKSFDWHVRWADPADMASIEAQIDDRTKAIFIESLANPGGTFVDINAIAEVARKHGLPLIVDNTMASPYLIQPIEHGADIVVHSLTKFIGGHGNSMGGVIVDGGSFDWSKSGKYPMLSEPRPEYGGMVLHETFGNFAFAIACRVLGLRDFGPAISPFNAFMILTGIETLALRMQRHSDNALEVANWLAKHDKVAWVSYAGRSEHENHALQQRYSPKGGGAVFTFGLKGGYDSGVKFVEGLEMFSHLANIGDTRSLVIHPASTTHRQLTPEQQVAAGAGPDVVRLSVGIEDVKDIIADLEQALAKA; translated from the coding sequence ATGTCGAACAATCAACCAGGTTTCAACACGCTTGCCATCCATGCCGGTGCGCAGCCAGATCCGGCCACAGGCGCGCGCGCCACGCCGATCTACCAGACCACCAGCTTTGTTTTCGAGGATGCCGATCATGCTGCCTCGCTGTTCGGCCTGAAAGCCTTCGGCAACATCTACACCCGCATCATGAACCCGACACAGGCCGTGCTTGAAGAGCGTCTGGCGGCGCTTGAGGGCGGCACCGCAGCCCTTGCCGTGGCTTCTGGCCACGCTGCGCAACTGCTGGTGTTCCACACCATCATGAGCCCCGGCGACAACTTCATCGCCGCCAACCGGCTTTACGGTGGTTCGATCAACCAGTTCGGCCAGTCCTTCAAATCCTTCGACTGGCATGTGCGCTGGGCCGATCCGGCCGATATGGCCAGCATCGAGGCCCAGATCGATGATCGCACCAAGGCGATCTTCATCGAGAGCCTTGCCAACCCGGGCGGCACCTTTGTTGACATCAACGCCATAGCCGAAGTCGCGCGCAAGCACGGCCTGCCACTGATCGTCGACAACACCATGGCCTCACCTTATCTCATCCAGCCGATCGAGCATGGCGCCGACATCGTGGTGCATTCGCTGACCAAGTTCATCGGCGGCCACGGCAACTCGATGGGCGGCGTGATTGTCGACGGTGGCTCCTTCGATTGGTCGAAATCCGGCAAATACCCGATGCTCAGCGAGCCGCGGCCTGAATATGGCGGCATGGTGCTGCATGAAACCTTCGGCAATTTTGCCTTTGCGATTGCCTGCCGGGTGCTGGGCTTGCGCGATTTCGGCCCCGCCATCTCGCCGTTCAACGCCTTCATGATCCTGACCGGCATCGAGACCCTGGCGCTGCGCATGCAGCGCCACTCGGACAACGCGCTGGAAGTGGCAAACTGGCTGGCCAAGCACGACAAGGTGGCCTGGGTGTCCTATGCCGGCCGTTCCGAGCATGAGAACCACGCGCTGCAGCAGCGCTATTCGCCCAAGGGCGGTGGCGCGGTGTTCACCTTTGGCCTGAAGGGCGGCTACGACTCCGGCGTCAAGTTCGTCGAGGGCCTTGAGATGTTCTCGCATCTGGCCAATATCGGCGACACCCGCTCGCTGGTCATCCACCCGGCCTCGACCACCCACCGCCAGCTCACGCCCGAGCAGCAGGTGGCTGCCGGCGCCGGTCCCGACGTGGTGCGTCTCTCGGTCGGCATCGAAGACGTCAAGGACATCATTGCCGATCTGGAGCAGGCGCTCGCCAAGGCCTGA
- a CDS encoding DUF6653 family protein, protein MRLDKAIEQSMMMSDATWARHANPLSFWTRVPILLLLTLAIWSRVWIGWWCLAPVAGLIAWTLVNPRAFPPPTDLKSWASKAVLGERHWLARKTMPIPQHHARGALVLSLLSGLSLIPVAYGLWVLNPWSAFLGAMLASMFKLWFCDRMAWLAEDMSHPSPSDGSQQT, encoded by the coding sequence ATGCGACTCGACAAAGCAATTGAACAATCGATGATGATGAGTGACGCGACCTGGGCGCGTCATGCCAATCCCTTGAGTTTCTGGACCCGGGTTCCGATCCTGCTTCTGTTGACGCTCGCCATCTGGTCACGCGTCTGGATAGGCTGGTGGTGCCTGGCTCCTGTGGCCGGGCTGATTGCGTGGACGCTTGTCAATCCACGTGCCTTTCCGCCACCGACCGATCTTAAGAGCTGGGCGTCGAAAGCGGTGCTAGGAGAACGCCACTGGCTGGCGCGCAAGACGATGCCGATTCCGCAACACCATGCGCGTGGGGCACTTGTCCTTTCGCTGCTTTCAGGGCTCTCGTTGATCCCGGTCGCCTACGGCCTATGGGTGCTCAACCCCTGGTCCGCATTTCTCGGCGCGATGCTCGCCTCAATGTTCAAGCTGTGGTTCTGCGACCGGATGGCGTGGCTGGCTGAAGATATGTCGCATCCCTCGCCAAGCGACGGTTCTCAACAGACCTGA
- a CDS encoding cupin domain-containing protein → MSLEKIVPVVPTVEPEVSSPDPQKVIAGNPVHTTWNLEERDGLYCGIWQSTPGKWTISYDEWEYCRILEGVSVISQDDGDAVTVRAGDSFVLRPGFKGSWEVIETTRKDYVIRL, encoded by the coding sequence ATGAGCCTAGAGAAAATAGTCCCCGTTGTCCCTACCGTCGAGCCGGAGGTGTCGAGCCCCGATCCGCAAAAGGTCATAGCCGGCAATCCCGTCCACACCACATGGAACCTGGAGGAACGAGACGGGCTCTATTGCGGCATCTGGCAGTCGACGCCGGGCAAGTGGACGATCTCCTATGACGAGTGGGAATATTGCCGGATTCTCGAAGGCGTGTCGGTGATTTCCCAGGATGATGGTGACGCTGTCACGGTCAGGGCCGGGGACAGTTTTGTCTTGCGGCCGGGCTTCAAGGGAAGCTGGGAAGTGATTGAAACGACTCGAAAAGACTATGTCATTCGCTTGTGA